From a single Paraburkholderia youngii genomic region:
- a CDS encoding phospholipase D family protein, with the protein MQAQIHHPSFPHRRWKGALCALLCASLLAGCARLPSLEDRKESHALSPAVAATTDLGRAVAPELASHAGLAGIYPLADAHVAFAARMDLIRSAQRTLDIQYYIWRDDLTGTLLLEQIHEAADRGVRVRLLLDDLGIASALDPTLSALNSHPNIEVRLFNPFVVRSPKFLGFVTDFSRANRRMHNKSLTADATATILGGRNIGDEYFDATDGVVFADLDVLAIGPAAADVSRDFDRYWASASAYPVDKILPHESVDELATLERDAQAIEQEPAAAEYKQALRGPRVVQNLLDHKLPLDWAKTKMISDDPAKGLNDAPPEALIPHQLREVMGQPTKSLDLVSPYFVPANTGTQFLSGLAAQGVDVRVLTNALEATDVTAVHSGYIRRRVELLQNGVHLYELRRVAGVIQKKEQSPGPFGSSGSSLHAKTFIADSQRVFVGSFNFDPRSAHLNTELGLVIDSPDLATRVDRKFLALLPTVAYAVHLDANGKLYWIETNDGVETRLDTEPNATWYARLGVWMLSIMPIESLL; encoded by the coding sequence ATGCAAGCGCAGATACACCACCCGTCGTTCCCGCATCGTCGATGGAAGGGCGCGCTGTGCGCGCTGCTGTGCGCAAGCCTGCTCGCCGGCTGCGCGCGGTTACCGTCGCTCGAGGACCGCAAGGAGTCGCATGCGTTGTCGCCCGCGGTGGCGGCCACCACGGATCTCGGTCGCGCGGTCGCGCCCGAATTGGCCTCGCACGCGGGGCTGGCGGGCATTTATCCGCTGGCCGATGCGCATGTCGCGTTTGCCGCGCGCATGGACCTGATCCGTTCCGCGCAACGCACGCTCGACATCCAGTACTACATCTGGCGCGACGATCTGACCGGCACGCTGCTGCTCGAACAGATCCACGAAGCGGCGGACCGGGGCGTGCGGGTGCGCCTGCTGCTCGACGATCTCGGCATCGCGTCCGCGCTCGACCCGACACTCTCGGCGCTCAACTCGCATCCGAATATCGAGGTACGCCTGTTCAACCCGTTCGTCGTGCGCAGCCCGAAATTCCTCGGCTTTGTAACCGACTTCTCACGCGCCAATCGGCGCATGCACAACAAGTCACTGACCGCCGACGCCACCGCGACGATCCTCGGCGGCCGCAACATCGGCGACGAGTATTTCGATGCCACCGACGGCGTCGTCTTCGCCGACCTCGATGTCCTCGCGATCGGACCGGCCGCGGCCGACGTGTCGCGCGATTTCGACCGCTACTGGGCCAGCGCGTCGGCGTATCCGGTCGACAAGATCCTGCCGCACGAGAGCGTCGATGAACTGGCCACGCTCGAGCGTGATGCGCAGGCGATCGAACAGGAGCCCGCCGCCGCGGAGTACAAGCAAGCGCTGCGCGGTCCACGCGTCGTGCAGAACCTGCTCGACCACAAGCTGCCGCTCGATTGGGCCAAAACGAAGATGATCAGCGACGACCCCGCGAAAGGCTTGAACGACGCGCCGCCGGAAGCGCTGATTCCGCACCAGCTACGCGAAGTGATGGGCCAGCCGACGAAGTCGCTCGACCTCGTCTCGCCCTACTTCGTGCCGGCGAATACGGGCACGCAGTTTCTGAGCGGCCTCGCCGCCCAGGGCGTCGATGTGCGCGTGTTGACGAACGCGCTGGAAGCGACCGATGTCACCGCCGTGCACTCGGGCTATATCAGGCGGCGCGTCGAGTTGCTGCAAAACGGCGTGCACCTGTATGAATTGCGGCGCGTGGCGGGCGTCATCCAGAAGAAAGAACAGTCGCCGGGGCCGTTCGGCAGCTCGGGTTCGAGCTTGCATGCGAAAACTTTCATCGCCGATTCCCAGCGGGTTTTCGTCGGTTCGTTCAACTTCGATCCGCGCTCCGCGCATCTGAATACCGAGCTTGGCCTCGTGATCGACAGCCCCGATCTCGCGACGCGGGTCGATCGAAAATTTCTCGCTTTGCTGCCGACAGTCGCGTACGCGGTGCATCTCGACGCAAACGGCAAGCTGTACTGGATCGAAACCAACGACGGCGTGGAAACCCGCCTCGATACCGAACCGAATGCGACGTGGTACGCGCGGCTCGGTGTATGGATGCTGTCGATAATGCCAATTGAGTCGTTGCTATAG
- a CDS encoding PLDc N-terminal domain-containing protein: protein MLFFNDGFTFPNFLADVFSIFIFILWFWLLITVSSDLFRRHDVSGWGKVLWVIFLIILPYIGIFAYLLTQHRGMAERDQARARQMREDLRNVVGFSVADEIDKLDKLKASGSISADEHSRLRAKLVQ, encoded by the coding sequence ATGCTCTTCTTTAATGATGGTTTCACATTCCCGAATTTTCTGGCCGACGTTTTTTCCATCTTCATCTTTATTCTGTGGTTCTGGCTGTTGATCACGGTGTCGAGCGACCTGTTCCGCCGCCATGACGTGTCGGGATGGGGCAAGGTTCTGTGGGTGATTTTCCTGATCATCCTGCCGTATATCGGCATCTTCGCGTATCTGCTCACGCAGCATCGCGGCATGGCGGAACGCGATCAGGCGCGGGCCAGGCAGATGCGCGAAGATTTGCGCAATGTGGTGGGCTTCAGTGTCGCCGACGAAATCGACAAGCTCGACAAGTTGAAAGCGTCCGGTTCCATTTCTGCGGACGAGCACTCGCGTCTGCGCGCGAAGCTCGTGCAGTAA
- a CDS encoding TagK domain-containing protein produces MPDLLLNPPPEKANTPEESVPTPPSSLNPPADRIEPVLTKPDDFSDLIALADEDDDDDDPLQLRREPHSAERGGHDGMAKLLAADIDEADPLAALTLEYREALLNRKSENGPEPKASAEAQSESIIGSPPDPFAELVDPSQTEASVFDLLTQGKNIDTLLDGLDSFGAEQIFEADQTHEILALLAPRGIPAHRASRTALLAREEHHLVSMDSHIAMPESIEYEEPAFSDEHNR; encoded by the coding sequence ATGCCCGATTTGTTACTGAACCCGCCTCCCGAAAAAGCGAACACGCCTGAAGAATCCGTCCCGACACCACCGTCGAGCCTGAATCCGCCCGCGGACCGGATCGAGCCCGTGCTCACGAAGCCGGATGACTTCAGCGACCTGATCGCACTAGCCGACGAGGACGATGACGATGACGATCCGCTGCAGTTGCGGCGCGAACCGCATTCAGCGGAACGCGGCGGACACGACGGCATGGCAAAGCTTCTGGCAGCCGACATCGATGAAGCGGACCCGCTCGCCGCGCTCACGCTCGAATACCGTGAAGCGCTGCTGAACCGGAAGAGCGAGAACGGGCCCGAGCCCAAGGCGTCGGCCGAAGCTCAGAGCGAGTCGATCATCGGGTCACCTCCCGATCCGTTCGCCGAACTTGTCGATCCGTCGCAGACGGAAGCGTCCGTGTTCGACCTGCTGACGCAGGGGAAGAACATCGACACCCTGCTCGATGGTCTTGACTCGTTCGGTGCCGAGCAGATTTTCGAGGCGGACCAAACGCACGAGATCCTCGCGCTGCTCGCGCCGCGCGGAATTCCCGCACACCGTGCGAGCAGGACCGCGCTGCTCGCACGCGAAGAACATCACCTGGTCAGCATGGACAGCCACATCGCCATGCCTGAATCGATCGAATACGAAGAGCCTGCATTTTCAGATGAACATAACCGCTGA
- a CDS encoding helix-turn-helix domain-containing protein produces the protein MSRSHDPELQPLPIPGSAEALEDPALLRRLLRAKDRIDAASHEAWPVRRLAEVSGVSEAHFARSFKRAFGVPPHRYLLTRRIEQATTLLRDTDLGITDIAFATGWESLGTFGRVFRDITGLSPSEMRVQARANQTELDRVPACVLKAAQRPDLTTAVLEKRRRTNGDAAEPPASEKT, from the coding sequence ATGTCCCGCTCACACGACCCTGAACTCCAGCCCCTTCCCATCCCGGGCAGCGCCGAAGCGCTCGAAGACCCGGCGTTGTTGCGCCGCCTGCTGCGCGCGAAAGACCGCATCGATGCCGCGTCGCACGAAGCCTGGCCGGTGCGGCGCCTGGCTGAAGTAAGCGGCGTGTCGGAAGCGCACTTCGCGCGTTCGTTCAAGCGGGCCTTCGGCGTGCCGCCGCACCGCTATCTGTTGACGCGCCGTATCGAGCAAGCCACCACGCTGCTGCGTGACACCGACCTCGGCATCACGGACATCGCGTTCGCGACCGGCTGGGAAAGCCTCGGCACGTTCGGCCGCGTGTTTCGCGACATCACCGGCCTGAGCCCGAGCGAGATGCGCGTGCAGGCACGCGCCAATCAGACCGAACTCGATCGCGTGCCCGCCTGTGTGCTGAAGGCCGCGCAACGTCCGGACCTGACGACCGCGGTTCTGGAAAAGCGTCGCCGCACGAACGGCGACGCTGCCGAGCCTCCTGCCAGCGAGAAAACATGA
- a CDS encoding type VI secretion system accessory protein TagJ, whose translation MNITADLPKSDPPTLSSLLDAQTYGELKEQTIDKVRKHPSNVRERWLLFELLCLDGEWNRALQQLQTWATLEPEGTSRAQMYRGLIRSEMFRAEVFAGQRTPGEIEPLPEWVKTLLQANLELGEGNLAAADELRGAALDAAPATRGESTQIGEFEWLTDSDSRLGPVCELTVAGGYRWVPFDSMKSLTLGPVTALTDLVWRSAVVGLRDATVLRGYLPVRYPGSETGSAATRLARETTWKDVGETGVIALGQKTWSTDKGDVGLLDIGECRFNHDERV comes from the coding sequence ATGAACATAACCGCTGACCTGCCCAAGTCGGACCCTCCAACCCTTAGCAGCCTGCTCGACGCGCAGACCTACGGCGAACTGAAGGAGCAAACCATCGACAAAGTGCGCAAGCATCCGTCGAACGTGCGCGAACGCTGGCTGCTGTTCGAGCTGTTGTGCCTGGACGGCGAATGGAACCGCGCGCTACAGCAGTTGCAGACGTGGGCCACGCTCGAGCCGGAAGGCACATCGCGCGCCCAGATGTATCGCGGGCTGATCCGCAGCGAGATGTTCCGCGCCGAGGTGTTCGCGGGTCAGCGCACGCCGGGCGAGATCGAGCCGCTGCCCGAATGGGTGAAAACACTGCTGCAAGCCAACCTCGAGCTCGGCGAGGGCAATCTCGCCGCCGCCGATGAACTGCGCGGCGCCGCGTTGGACGCCGCGCCGGCCACGCGCGGCGAAAGCACGCAGATCGGCGAATTCGAGTGGCTGACCGATAGCGATAGCCGGCTGGGTCCGGTGTGTGAGCTGACCGTCGCGGGCGGTTATCGCTGGGTGCCGTTCGACTCGATGAAATCGCTGACACTCGGTCCGGTCACCGCGTTGACCGACCTCGTATGGCGCTCGGCCGTCGTGGGCCTACGCGACGCGACTGTCCTGCGCGGCTATCTGCCGGTGCGCTATCCCGGCTCGGAAACTGGCTCCGCTGCCACCCGGCTCGCGCGCGAAACCACCTGGAAAGACGTTGGAGAAACGGGCGTGATCGCGCTCGGCCAGAAAACCTGGAGCACCGACAAGGGCGACGTCGGCCTGCTCGACATCGGCGAATGCCGGTTCAATCACGACGAGCGCGTATGA
- a CDS encoding AI-2E family transporter, producing the protein MTDRLQASVYVVLLLLIVGWLLYIGRAVFVPIVFGAIAVYLVVDLTRLLQRIPLIGPRLPVQLRYGLSMFLICAAIFFAVDMLVANYDALVALAPRYQDSVLLMIHKISTLLHLESEPTWESLRRNILTQLNIQAMVTGLLASLSSMIIDLFVIVLYASFLLFERRTFGDKLANMTANSTNAARIRGVVIDINRRIGAYLALKTFLGVLLGGLCWLAMRSVGLEFAGLWAILTALLNYVPYIGSVLAVAFPVLMSVLQFGDVNSVLIVLVSLSAIHFVIGNILDPYLTGNSLNLSPFAIVASMAVWSALWGVPGAFLAVPITASMTIIFSEFEMTRPVAVLLSKNGRLTYGKTEQTA; encoded by the coding sequence ATGACCGACAGATTGCAAGCGTCCGTATACGTAGTGCTGCTGCTGCTGATTGTGGGCTGGTTGCTGTATATCGGGCGTGCGGTTTTCGTGCCGATCGTGTTCGGCGCGATCGCGGTGTACCTGGTGGTCGACCTCACGCGGCTGCTGCAACGCATTCCGCTGATCGGCCCGCGGCTGCCGGTGCAGTTGCGCTATGGGCTGTCGATGTTCCTGATCTGCGCCGCGATTTTCTTCGCAGTCGACATGCTGGTCGCCAACTATGACGCGCTCGTCGCGCTCGCCCCGCGCTACCAGGACTCGGTCTTGCTGATGATCCACAAGATCTCGACGCTGCTGCACCTCGAAAGCGAGCCGACCTGGGAGTCACTGCGGCGGAACATACTCACGCAACTTAACATTCAGGCGATGGTGACGGGCCTGCTGGCGTCGCTCTCGTCGATGATCATCGACCTGTTCGTGATCGTGCTGTATGCGAGTTTTCTGCTGTTCGAGCGCCGCACGTTCGGCGACAAGCTGGCGAACATGACCGCCAATTCGACCAACGCGGCGCGCATCCGGGGCGTGGTCATCGACATCAACCGGCGCATTGGCGCGTATCTCGCGCTGAAGACGTTTCTCGGCGTGCTGCTCGGCGGGCTCTGCTGGCTCGCGATGCGCAGCGTCGGCCTCGAGTTCGCCGGGCTGTGGGCGATACTGACCGCGCTGCTGAACTATGTGCCATATATCGGCTCGGTGCTCGCGGTTGCGTTCCCGGTGCTGATGTCGGTACTGCAGTTCGGCGACGTGAATTCGGTCCTGATCGTGCTGGTTTCGCTGTCCGCGATTCACTTCGTGATCGGCAATATTCTCGATCCGTATCTGACGGGCAATTCGCTGAACCTGAGCCCGTTCGCGATTGTCGCGAGCATGGCGGTGTGGTCGGCGTTGTGGGGCGTGCCGGGCGCCTTTCTCGCGGTGCCCATCACCGCCAGCATGACGATCATTTTCTCCGAATTCGAAATGACGCGGCCTGTCGCGGTGCTGCTGTCGAAAAACGGCCGGCTCACTTACGGCAAGACCGAGCAGACCGCTTGA
- the tssH gene encoding type VI secretion system ATPase TssH, protein MSISRHALFGKLGATLFRSIESATAFSKLRGNPYIELVHWLHQLLAQSDSDLHRIVRHCGISRELLERDLQRALAALPSGASALTDFSHHVETAIERAWVVATLAFGDGRIRGAWLMAALVETPDLRRLLLAISPEFGKIAVDRLHDALPAWIDGSPEEKDTPYDQSDFSSAVPGEASGALAASAKGAAALAQFCADLTARARAGEIDPVVGREVEIRTMIDVLLRRRQNNPLLTGDAGVGKTAVVEGLARAIAAGEVPPKLADVRLLSLDVGALLAGASMKGEFEARLKSVLEEAAKSAAPVVLFVDEIHTLIGAGGQAGTGDAANLLKPALARGTLRTIGATTWVEYKRHIEKDPALTRRFQVLQIAEPEEPSAIDMVRGLARTLASHHGVVVLDEAIRAAVTLSHRYIPSRQLPDKAISLLDTACARVALSQHAPPRELQRIRERLQAARVKAELLGNEVRIGLGSEAALADVNATIATLEFEDRVVETAWQTQSEAAKALAGAREAVSARAAAGGPEADARDSAASELQTLRELERTLSNLQAATPFVFPEVGEAIVADIVSDWTGIPVGRMITDEVSAVQMLPATLAARVIGQHDALQQIGERVQTARAGLADPRKPLGVFLLAGPSGVGKTETALALAEALYGGEQNLITINMSEYQEAHTVSGLKGAPPGYVGYGEGGVLTEAVRRRPYSVVLLDEIEKAHGDVHEMFYQVLDKGYMEDGDGRYIDFRNTTILMTSNVGADLSASLCADEMLAPDFDGLRSALATELLKAFPAAFLGRVTLVPYRPLGSDSFARIVRLHLDRVVRRMADNNGIALSYTSEVVDYIVGRCLVQETGARLLIGFIEQHVLPRLARQWLDAFAAKSALTHMTIEVTDPAAAPADALVVRASC, encoded by the coding sequence ATGTCCATTTCACGCCACGCGTTGTTCGGCAAGCTCGGCGCGACGCTCTTCAGGAGCATCGAATCCGCTACGGCGTTTTCCAAGCTGCGCGGCAACCCGTATATCGAGCTGGTGCACTGGCTGCACCAGCTGCTCGCGCAGTCCGATAGCGACCTGCACCGCATCGTCAGACACTGCGGCATCAGCCGCGAACTGCTCGAGCGGGACCTGCAGAGGGCACTTGCCGCGCTGCCGTCCGGGGCGAGCGCGCTCACGGATTTTTCGCATCATGTCGAGACGGCAATCGAGCGCGCGTGGGTCGTCGCGACGCTGGCGTTCGGCGACGGGCGGATTCGCGGTGCATGGCTGATGGCGGCGCTTGTCGAGACGCCGGACTTACGGCGCTTGCTGCTGGCCATTTCGCCGGAGTTCGGCAAGATTGCCGTCGACCGCCTTCACGATGCGTTGCCAGCCTGGATCGACGGTTCCCCCGAAGAGAAGGACACCCCGTACGACCAGAGCGACTTTTCGTCCGCGGTGCCGGGCGAGGCGTCCGGTGCGCTCGCAGCCTCGGCGAAGGGCGCGGCGGCACTTGCGCAGTTTTGCGCGGATCTGACCGCACGTGCGCGCGCCGGTGAAATCGATCCGGTGGTTGGCCGCGAAGTCGAGATTCGCACGATGATCGACGTGCTGTTGCGGCGGCGCCAAAATAATCCGCTTCTGACCGGCGACGCCGGGGTTGGCAAGACGGCGGTCGTCGAAGGTCTCGCGCGCGCGATCGCGGCCGGCGAAGTCCCGCCGAAACTTGCCGACGTGCGGCTGTTGAGCCTCGACGTCGGTGCGCTGCTTGCGGGCGCGAGCATGAAGGGCGAATTCGAGGCCAGGCTGAAGTCGGTACTCGAGGAGGCGGCGAAGTCGGCGGCTCCGGTCGTGCTGTTCGTCGACGAGATTCACACGCTGATCGGCGCCGGCGGTCAGGCCGGCACCGGCGACGCGGCAAACCTGCTGAAACCGGCGCTCGCCCGCGGCACGTTGCGCACGATCGGCGCGACGACGTGGGTCGAGTACAAGCGGCACATCGAGAAAGACCCGGCGCTCACGCGGCGCTTTCAGGTGCTGCAGATCGCCGAGCCAGAGGAGCCGTCCGCGATCGACATGGTCCGCGGACTCGCACGCACGCTCGCGAGCCATCATGGCGTCGTGGTTCTCGACGAAGCGATTCGCGCAGCCGTGACACTGTCGCATCGCTATATTCCGTCGCGTCAGTTGCCGGACAAGGCGATCAGCCTGCTCGACACCGCCTGCGCGCGCGTCGCGCTATCGCAGCATGCGCCGCCGCGCGAATTGCAGCGGATTCGCGAGCGCTTGCAAGCGGCGCGCGTCAAAGCCGAGCTGCTCGGGAACGAGGTGCGTATCGGGCTTGGCAGCGAGGCCGCGCTGGCCGACGTCAACGCGACCATCGCAACCCTCGAGTTCGAGGATCGTGTTGTCGAAACCGCCTGGCAGACCCAGTCCGAGGCGGCGAAGGCGCTGGCGGGCGCGCGCGAGGCCGTGAGCGCGCGCGCCGCAGCAGGCGGACCCGAGGCCGACGCGCGCGATAGCGCGGCGAGCGAACTGCAGACTTTGCGCGAGCTGGAGCGCACGTTATCGAACCTGCAGGCGGCTACGCCATTCGTGTTTCCGGAAGTCGGCGAAGCGATCGTCGCCGACATCGTCTCTGACTGGACCGGTATTCCAGTCGGACGCATGATCACCGACGAGGTGAGCGCCGTGCAGATGCTGCCCGCCACGCTGGCGGCGCGCGTGATCGGCCAGCACGACGCTTTGCAACAGATCGGCGAGCGCGTGCAGACGGCGCGCGCCGGGCTCGCGGACCCGCGCAAGCCGCTCGGCGTCTTCCTTCTCGCGGGACCGTCCGGCGTCGGCAAGACGGAAACCGCGCTCGCGTTGGCGGAGGCGCTCTACGGCGGCGAACAGAATCTCATCACGATCAACATGAGCGAATACCAGGAGGCGCATACGGTCTCGGGACTCAAGGGCGCGCCGCCTGGCTACGTCGGTTACGGCGAGGGCGGTGTGCTGACCGAAGCGGTGCGCCGACGTCCGTACTCGGTCGTGCTGCTCGACGAAATTGAAAAGGCGCACGGCGACGTGCATGAAATGTTCTACCAGGTGCTGGACAAGGGCTACATGGAAGACGGCGATGGTCGCTATATCGATTTCCGCAATACGACCATCCTGATGACCAGCAATGTCGGCGCCGATCTGAGCGCGAGCCTATGCGCGGACGAAATGCTTGCACCGGATTTTGACGGTCTGCGTTCCGCGCTTGCGACGGAATTGCTGAAGGCGTTTCCGGCCGCCTTTCTCGGGCGTGTGACGCTGGTGCCATATCGTCCGCTGGGCTCGGATTCGTTCGCGCGGATCGTGCGTTTGCATCTCGATCGCGTCGTTCGGCGCATGGCGGATAACAACGGCATCGCGCTGAGCTATACATCGGAGGTGGTCGACTACATCGTCGGGCGCTGCCTCGTGCAGGAGACCGGGGCGCGTCTTTTGATCGGCTTTATCGAACAGCACGTGCTGCCGCGCCTCGCACGGCAGTGGCTCGATGCGTTTGCAGCGAAAAGCGCGCTCACGCATATGACAATCGAGGTGACCGATCCGGCTGCGGCACCTGCGGATGCGCTCGTGGTCCGGGCTAGCTGCTGA